From the genome of Papaver somniferum cultivar HN1 chromosome 2, ASM357369v1, whole genome shotgun sequence, one region includes:
- the LOC113348210 gene encoding ninja-family protein mc410-like, whose protein sequence is MEDNNGLELSLGLSCGGSASSAKGKECTYSDSKTEEGGSSSKVNVDLRNFINAGCANKQDLVDDSLKDSPTLYGMQTSEDNFFSILKSSHAAESSVDLEGTKVPQITKYRALWDADNSRSLAEEKSESIESGAGNKRKMSIEEANKKHERESLQAEHSKNLSMGVSTSTKTSHVSISTDDGSAAENDDAVESEARSSSRLISHVEDGKRYKPSGNSYEASKESHTLHSSVVRGNHEAQRESIVQFGNESNHGVTMNFGIPMSFTPATNIPFSVSGNGLNAHATTKTSAYPVGTMQMTHPANNERPRTQPANPGSTSGTRGYSTVQLPILDTGHSWGVASHPQQFPPSYVGRNFASGDLNSNRSVDGLKISQVANQSLPHSSLSDNSPESVLLKGNGKQQAREDSSVEHHRYEGSIIKSGMAPGLKFGGCGSYPDLPWVSTTGPSPNGKTISGVTYKYDKNQMRIVCACHGTHMSPEEFVLHASSSDKPNPDSNAGLASFPNNSPAASAKS, encoded by the exons ATGGAGGATAATAACGGCCTTGAACTAAGTTTGGGTCTTTCATGTGGTGGATCTGCTAGTAGTGCAAAGGGTAAAGAATGTACTTATTCAGATAGTAAGACAGAGGAAGGAGGTAGCAGCAGCAAAGTAAATGTCGATCTAAGAAATTTTATTAATGCAGGCTGCGCCAACAAACAGGATTTAGTTGATGACTCCCTTAAAGATAGCCCAACACTTTATGGAATGCAAACTTCagaagacaatttctttagtATCCTGAAGTCTTCTCATGCAGCTGAGTCTTCTGTAgacttggaaggaactaaagttCCACAGATCACTAAATATAGAGCACTATGGGATGCTGATAACAGTAGATCACTAGCGGAGGagaaatctgagagtattgaatcTGGGGCAGGTAACAAACGTAAAATGTCGATTGAAGAGGCGAACAAGAAGCACGAGAGAGAAAGCCTGCAAGCTGAGCATAGTAAGAACCTTTCTATGGGAGTTTCTACGTCAACGAAGACTTCTCATGTTTCGATCTCAACAGATGATGGTTCAGCTGCTGAAAATGATGATGCTGTGGAGTCTGAAGCCAGATCAAGTTCAAGGTTAATTTCTCATGTTGAGGATGGTAAACGATATAAGCCTAGTGGCAACTCCTATGAGGCTTCAAAAGAGAGTCACACATTGCACAGCTCAGTTGTCAGAGGCAATCATGAAGCGCAAAGAGAGTCTATTGTACAGTTTGGAAATGAGTCTAACCATGGTGTAACCATGAATTTTGGAATTCCGATGTCGTTCACACCTGCCACAAATATTCCGTTTTCGGTATCTGGAAATGGACTAAATGCTCATGCTACCACCAAGACGTCTGCTTATCCTGTAGGTACCATGCAGATGACGCATCCTGCAAATAATGAGAGACCTAGGACCCAACCTGCAAACCCTGGTAGTACATCTGGAACTCGTGGTTACTCGActgtccagctaccaatattagATACTGGTCATTCGTGGGGAGTTGCTTCTCATCCTCAGCAGTTCCCTCCTTCATATGTTGGCAGAAACTTTGCCAGCggagacttaaattctaatagaTCTGTAGACGGGTTGAAGATATCCCAAG TTGCTAATCAGTCACTTCCTCATAGTTCATTATCAGACAATTCACCAGAATCTGTGTTACTGAAAGGCAACGGTAAACAGCAAGCCAGAGAAGATTCTTCCGTGGAACATCACCGCTACGAAGGTTCCATAATAAAGTCTGGAATGGCTCCTGGTTTGAAATTTGGGGGCTGCGGTTCTTACCCAGATCTACCATGGGTTTCTACAACCGGACCCAGTCCAAACGGTAAGACAATTTCTGGTGTTACTTACAAGTATGACAAAAATCAAATGAGGATTGTTTGTGCTTGCCACGGCACCCACATGTCCCCTGAAGAGTTTGTCCTGCACGCCAGTAGTTCGGATAAACCTAACCCAGATAGTAATGCAGGTTTGGCATCTTTTCCAAACAATAGTCCAGCAGCCTCTGCCAAGAGCTGA
- the LOC113353637 gene encoding uncharacterized protein LOC113353637, which translates to MNSSHGSHSSSSSSSFPRSSSEERGNNLSQQLQTLQSMIPNIPGTADDRSILEAAHGYIQRIHEETESIEKELLQRRRSTTTRGSSSSSLVGVRPKILSMEIDDLMIEGRFVVKISWRRGFSENGLVQRVLEDCLNVTMTSILDEDNNPDCMLTTAFVKVKEGTRMTEEQLRDQLMNIAASYGLMP; encoded by the exons ATGAATAGTTCCCATGGAAGTCAtagcagttcttcttcttcttctttccctcgATCTTCGTCAGAAGAAAGAGGCAATAATTTATCGCAGCAATTGCAGACTTTGCAGTCTATGATTCCAAACATTCCAGGCACT gcGGATGACAGATCCATCCTTGAAGCTGCCCATGGATATATACAACGTATTCATGAAGAGACAGAGAGCATCGAGAAGGAATTATTGCAACGCCGACGCTCTACTACTACTCGAGGCAGCTCATCTTCATCATTAGTGGGAGTGCGTCCGAAAATATTAAGT ATGGAAATAGATGATCTAATGATAGAAGGAAGATTTGTGGTGAAGATAAGTTGGAGAAGAGGTTTCAGCGAGAATGGCCTCGTGCAGCGCGTGCTTGAAGACTGTCTCAACGTTACAATGACTTCAATTTTAGATGAAGACAACAATCCTGATTGTATGCTAACAACAGCCTTTGTTAAG GTAAAAGAAGGGACGAGAATGACGGAAGAGCAACTTCGTGATCAGTTGATGAATATAGCAGCTAGTTACGGGTTGATGCCTTAA
- the LOC113348211 gene encoding probable lactoylglutathione lyase, chloroplastic: MVRILPMASSSLHLATFRPCLSSFRFSAITNTTTTARFGVSLTAYNPSRRLALFHLGSAIPQAQLFNVRSPKGLRTEGNGVEAGTTGNIAQASTATSQENDLEWVKKDKRRMLHVVYRVGDLDKTIKFYTECLGMKLLRKRDIPEERYTNAFLGYGPEDSQFVVELTYNYGVDNYDIGSGFGHFGIAVEDVAKTVDLVKAKGGKVTREAGPVKGGSTVIAFIEDPDGYKFELLERGPTPEPLCQVMLRVGDLDRAINYYEKAFGMELLRKRDNPEYKYTIAMMGYGPEDKSTVLELTYNYGVTEYSKGNAYAQIAIGTDDVYKTAEAVKKHGGTITREPGPLPGIGTKIVACVDPDGWKTVFVDNIDFLKELE, encoded by the exons atgGTGAGGATACTTCCAATGGCGTCCTCATCTTTACATCTTGCAACGTTTCGTCCTTGTTTATCTTCTTTCAGATTCTCTGCtatcaccaacaccaccaccaccgctcgTTTTGGTGTTTCTCTTACGGCTTACAACCCTTCTAGAAGACTCGCTCTCTTTCATCTCGGCAGTG CCATCCCACAAGCACAGTTGTTTAATGTAAGATCGCCAAAGGGGTTAAGGACAGAGGGAAATGGCGTAGAGGCAGGAACAACTGGTAATATAGCTCAAGCAAGTACTGCCACCAGCCAGGAAAACGACTTAGAATGGGTAAAAAAGGACAAACGGCGAATGCTTCACGTTGTTTATCGTGTTGGGGACTTGGACAAGACCATAAA ATTCTACACAGAGTGCCTTGGGATGAAGCTGTTGCGGAAGCGTGACATACCTGAGGAGAGATACACAAATGCTTTTCTTGGTTACGGCCCTGAAGATTCCCAATTTGTGGTTGAGCTCACTTACA ATTATGGGGTCGACAACTATGATATCGGAAgtggttttggtcattttggtaTAGCAGTTGAGGAT GTTGCAAAGACTGTGGATCTCGTAAAGGCCAAGGGTGGAAAAGTAACGAGGGAAGCTGGTCCTGTCAAAGGTGGCAGTACTGTAATTGCATTTATTGAAGATCCAGATGGTTACAAGTTTGAGCTTTTAGAGAGGGGACCTACACCAGAGCCCCTGTGTCAAGTAATGCTTCGTGTAGGTGATCTTGACCGCGCCATAAATTACTATGAGAAG GCATTTGGCATGGAGCTACTCAGGAAAAGAGATAATCCAGAGTACAAG TATACGATAGCCATGATGGGATACGGTCCTGAAGATAAGAGCACGGTTCTAGAGTTAACATACAACTACGGTGTTACTGAATATTCGAAAGGAAATGCTTATGCACAG ATTGCTATAGGAACAGATGATGTTTACAAGACTGCAGAAGCTGTTAAGAAGCATGGTGGAACGATAACCCGTGAACCTGGGCCTTTGCCAGGCATCGGTACGAAGATAGTAGCGTGTGTGGATCCCGATGGGTGGAAAACG GTGTTTGTTGACAATATTGATTTCCTCAAAGAGCTCGAGTGA